The nucleotide sequence AGCGTGGTCTATTTCGACCTGCATGAAGACGAAGCCCAGATCAAAGAGAAAATCGCGCACCAGCCGCATTCCAAGTTTCTGGTGTGCAACGGCACCATCGATCAAATCGTCGGTTACGTGGATTCCAAGGATCTGCTGAACCGGGTGCTGGGCAACCAGAGCCTGGAACTGACCAGCGGCGTACAGATTCGCCCGGCGCTGATTGTGCCGGACACCCTGACGCTGTCAGAAGCGCTGGAAAGCTTCAAAACCGCTGGCGAGGACTTCGCGGTGATCCTCAACGAGTACGCGCTGATCGTGGGGATTATCACCCTTAACGACGTGATGACCACGCTGATGGGCGACCTGGTTGGGCAGGGGCTGGAAGAACAGATTGTCGCTCGTGATGAGAACTCCTGGCTGATTGAGGGCGGCACGCCGATAGAAGACGTGATGCGGGCACTCAGCATCGATGCATTCCCCCACTCCGATAATTACGAAACCATCGGCGGGTTCATGATGTACACGCTGCGCAAAATCCCCAAACGCACCGATTTTGTGCGCTACGCCGGGTATAAGTTCGAAGTGGTGGATATCGACAGCTACAAGATTGACCAGTTGCTGGTCACACGGCTGGAAGAAAGAACGACGGTTAACGCCGAAACGCATCCGGCATGAGCCGTTTCGCACATTAACCTCACATAAAACCTCAACAAATAACAATAACCTCAACGAATAACAATAACCTCAACAAATAATAATAGCCTCAACAAATAACAACGGCCCGTCATAGGGCCGTTGTTCTGTCGCAGGGGGCGAATTCCTTCAACCCAGTTCAGCCTGCAACTTCAGTACCTGACGGTTGACTTCAGACATCACCACCAGATGCTGTTTATCCTGCGTTTTGGGCAACAGAATGCGGCCCTGATCAAATTCAAAAGCGCCAATCCCTTTAATGTAGAGTCTTCCACGAAACAGGATTTTCACATACTTGGCGACCTTCAAAGGGTTGTAACGTTCGAAGATCCTCATCGTCTTCCTCTCCTCCCGTTTTTCTCCACCGCGCTACCCGTTCCCAATTGGGGCCGGATGATGCTCAGCACGGCAATCACGTACAGTTACGTCAGTCACATACTATTGGTCAGTCACGTACTATTGGCCAATCACGTACAATTGGTTAGTGTTTTTATCCTGCGGTTAGTTCCCGCATTGACAGAATTATTTACGGCGTTTACACACTTTTACCGAATAGATTAATGCCACACTTTGTAAATCAGTATAAACCTTCAAGTTATTGCCGTATGTGCGATATAGCGCATACTTGCACAACGCTATGGCAACTACGCCAACGGCCGTCAATCTACCGTGAAAATATGACCAAAAAACGACAGTGCGCCATCCGCGACATGAAAGATAAAAGCAAGAGGACGGGAAGATCACGACAGGCCCATCGCCTGGCGTTGCTATCATCGGAAAAAATCCGGCCGGAGCGGCCGGAAAAAAGATCAGAACAGTGAAACGCGAAAGCCCGGATTCAGGAAAGATTCGCGCGGCAGATAAGAGAGCGAGCGCCCTTGCCAGTCATGCACCTGTGCGCCGGCGGCCAGCGCCACCGCGTGCCCGGCGGCGGTATCCCAAACGTTGGTCGGCCCGAAACGCGGATAAAGCTGGGCCTTGCCCTCCGCCACCAAACAGAACTTCAGCGACGAGCCGATAGACACAGTATGGTGTTCGCCCAGCTGTCGCAGATAATCGTCCAGCTCCGCATCGGCGTGGGAGCGGCTCACTACGACCAGCGGCGGTCTGGCGTCTTTCACCTGAATGGCGCGGCGTTTTCCTCCCTCTTCTTTCCAGGCCTTGCCGTCCGCCGCGGCGTACATCACTCCGGTCACCGGCACGTATACCACGCCCAGCACCGGCTGACCGTTATCGACAAGCGCGATATTGACGGTAAACTCGCCGTTGCGATTGAGAAATTCTTTGGTGCCGTCCAGCGGGTCCACCAGCCAGTAACGCTGCCAGTGCTGACGTTCGGACCACGTCTGCGGGTCCTCTTCCGACAACATCGGAATCTCAGGGTGCAGCTCAGCCAGCCCACGCGCAATCACCTCGTGTGCCGCCAGATCAGCCGCCGTCACCGGCGAGTCGTCTTTTTTATGCGCTACGTTCAGCGGCTGCTGACCGTTATAAACCTGCATGATGGCGTCTCCCGCCTCACGCGCCAGTTGGCAGATCTGTTCTAACATCGTTTCACCTCATTATACATACGGGCCATGTGTCAGGTGCCGCGGCAGCGCACGCACCGAGCCATTTTTATGGCTGCCCCGGAATTCTATACCCAAAATAATTCGAGTTGCAGGACAACACGCTGGTGGCGTGTTGAACAACGCAGCGCGTTGGCCCGTTAGGGCAAGGCTCCTTAAGAGCCTTGTAACGCGGCGACGCAACGAATCCCCAGGAGCTTACTCAAGTCAGTGACTGGGGTGAGCGACAAATCTGCCGGGAGCAGATTTGAACGCAGCTCGCTGCGGCCCTGAAAGGGCGAGGCCCAGGGATAGGCCGAGTAATAACGCCAACGCACCTGCAACTTGAAGTATGACGGGTATATGCCATGCTTCACACTTCCAGCTGATATTTAACACGATATTCATCAAAATCTGCGATACACATTTTGGCTGCGCCGCCATATATCGGACAACCGCCCGACTGCGCAGGCGCTGCCATGCCAATACCTCGTCACAGGAGCGACCTTTATGAAGCATAAGCTGGTGCTGAGCCTGCTTGCGATAGCCATCGCTAACGCCACTCAGGCAGCCACCGTCGATTTACGGGTGCTGGAAACCACCGATCTTCACAGCAATATGATGGACTATGACTACTATAAAGACAGTCCCACGGATAAATTCGGACTGGTCCGTACCGCCAGCCTGATTCAGGCCGCCCGTCAGCAAGCCGTCAACAGCGTACTGGTGGACAACGGCGACATTATTCAGGGCAGCCCGCTAGGCGACTACATCGCCGCCAAAGGGTTGCAGAAAGGCGACGTACACCCGGTCTATCAGGCGATGAACACACTGGATTACGCAGTCGGCAATATCGGTAACCACGAATTCAATTACGGGCTGGACTACCTGCATCATGCGCTGGCCGGCGCCCATTTCCCGTATATCAACGCCAACGTGCTGGACGCCAAAACCGGCAAACCACTGTTTACGCCTTATCTTATCGAAAAGAAAACGGTGAAAGACCGTGACGGCAACACCCACGAACTGCGCATTGGGTATATCGGCTTCGTGCCGCCGCAAATCATGGTCTGGGACAAAGCCAACCTGAGCGGCAAAGTCACGGTGGCGGACATCACCGAAACCGCGAAGAAATGGGTGCCTGAACTGCGCAAACAGGGGGCGGACGTAGTGATAGCCATCCCGCACTCCGGCCTGTCGACGGAGCCGTACAAAGCGATGGCGGAAAACTCGGTCTACTACTTAAGCCAGACTCCCGGTATTGACGCCATTATGTTCGGCCATACCCACGCGGTATTCCCGAGCAAGGATTTCGCCGGCATCACCGGCGCCGACATCGCCAAAGGCACGCTGAACAGCGTTCCCGCCGTGATGCCTGGCCAGTGGGGCGACCACCTCGGCGTGGTGGACCTGGTGCTGAACAACGACAACGGCCAGTGGACAGTGACCGAAGGCAAGGCGGAGGCGCGCCCGATCTACGACAAAGCGCAGAAGAAATCACTGGCGGCGGAAGACGCGCAGTTGGTCAACGTGCTGGCGGACGCCCATCAGAAAACCCGCGAATTTGTCAGTAAGCCCATCGGCAAGGCTTCCGACAACATGTACAGCTACCTATCGCTGATTCAGGACGACCCGACGGTTCAGATAGTCAACAACGCGCAGACAGCGTATGTCGAGCATTTTATTCAGGGCGACCCGGATCTGACGGAACTGCCGGTGCTGTCCGCAGCGGCGCCGTTCAAGGCCGGCGGCCGCAAGAACGACCCGGCCAGCTACGTGGAAGTGGAGAAAGGCCAACTGACCTTCCGTAACGCCGCCGACCTCTATCTCTATCCCAACACGCTGGTGGTGGTGAAAGTTAAAGGCGAGCAGGTACGGGAATGGCTGGAATGCTCCGCCGGTCAGTTCAACCAGATTGACGCGCATAAACGCGAGCCGCAGCCGCTCATCAACTGGGATGGGTTTCGCACCTATAACTTTGACGTCATTGACGGCGTGAACTATCAGGTAGACGTCACCCAGCCCGCCCGTTACGACGGCGAGTGTCAGTTGATCAACGCCAGTGCGCACCGCATCAAGGATCTGACCTTCAAAGGCAAACCTATCGATCCGCAGGCCACGTTCCTGATCGCCACCAACAACTACCGCGCCTATGGCGAGAAATTCGCCGGCACCGGTGAAAAACAGGTCGCGTTCGCTTCGCCGGATGAAAACCGTGCGGTGCTGGCCGCCTATATCGGCGCCGAAACGAAAAAAGCCGGCGAGGTAAAACCGGCCGCGGACAACAACTGGCGTCTGGCGAAAATTGTCAGCGATACCCCGCTGGATATCCGGGTGGAGACATCGCCGTCGCCGAAAGCGGCTGCCTTCATCAAGGAAAATTCGCAGTACCCGCTAACGCTGGTGGGTAACGACGACATCGGCTTTGCCGTCTACCGTCTTGATCTACAAAAATAATAACCCCATCAAACCGCGCTTCCACGGCGCGGTTTTTTTCATCTTCTTCCCCAGTAATCCTTTTTAGGGATAGCTAATTTCAAAAGATGCATTTAAAATGCATTTTATAAACTGCACCGTTCAGGGAGTACCCACCATGCATTACCGCGACCAACCATTAGGCGAACTGGCCATCACCATCCCTCGCGCCACCGCGCTGTTCCGTGAATTCAACCTCGATTTCTGCTGTGGCGGCAAACAGACGCTGCTGCGCGCCGCCAGCAAACAGGCGCTGGATATCGAAATGCTGGAATCGCGCCTGACCATTCTGGCGGCGCAGCCGTCAACGGAAAAAGACTGGCAGCAGGCGTCTCTGGGCGAAATTATCCAGCACATCATCAGCCGTTTCCACGATCGTCACCGCGAGCAGTTGCCGGAATTGATCCGGATGGCCGAAAAAGTGGAACGTGTACACCACGATAAACCAGCCTGCCCGCACGGACTGACCAATCAACTGATGCTGATTCACGACGATCTGGCGCAGCACATGATGAAAGAAGAGCGGATCCTGTTCCCGATGATTCAGTCCGGTATGGGCGCGCAAGCCGGCGGGCCGATTTCGATGATGGAACACGAACACGATGACGCCGGTCAGCAACTGGAAGTGGTCAAAACGATCACCAACAACGTTACGCCGCCAGACAATGCCTGCACCACCTGGCGCGCGCTGTATACCGGCATCAACGAGTTTATCGACGACCTGATGGAGCACATCCATCTGGAAAACAACCAGTTATTCCCGCGGGCGCTGCGGGGCGAATAACAGCCGTTATTCGCCATGTAGCCGCTCGTATTGCGATAAAAACCTGGCGATAAAAAAACCGTGCGATTTTAAGCACGGTTTTTTGTTTTATTCGACGTTATCAACCATCCGGCTTACCAGCGAGGACCACCGCCGTGGTGAGGACCGGGACCCCAACCCCATCCAGGGCCAGGCCCGCGTGGTCCGCCAGGAACGACATAAACCGGCGGCGGGGCTTCTACCACCACAACACGGCGTGGCGGGGGGGGCGGTGCATAGTCGTAATATTGGTAATAAACCGGGCGGGCATGATGGCGACGGCGCTCATGCCAACTGTCTGGGTCGCACCAACGATCGCCGTCCCAGTAATAGCCACGATCGTCACGATCGCCGATGTGAAGATACACACCCGGCAGCGCCAGACTCAGGCTGTCGGCCTGTGCGGCAGGCATCGCCGACAACAGTACACCCGTTATAATGGCACCGAATAAAAGTGGCTTAATCATCATGCTAACCTCTGCTTCACCGCGATGCGGCGGATGACTCACTTATACGACGCGCCGCCATTAACCGCTATCAGAAAATGGCTAAATATTAATACCTTCAGGAAAGTAATTTCGGTTTGGCGCCGCTTGCCGAAGTCAGCATAACGGCGCAATCGTCAGGTCGATGAAAAACGATGGGATTGGTGCGGCTAACGCGATGGCGAGTCAGAGGAAAGCGTGCCGGGTCACGACGTACCCGGCAGAGAAACTTACAGGATTTCCAGCAGTTCCACTTCAAAAATCAACGTGCTGAACGGCGGGATGGACGCGCCCGCGCCACGTTCGCCATACGCTAGATTCTGAGGAATATAGAGCTCCCACTTCGAACCGACCGGCATCAGCGTCAGCGCTTCGATCCAACCCGGAATCACGCCGCTGACCGGGAATTCCGCCGGCTGGCCGCGCTGCACCGAGCTGTCGAACACGGCGCCGTCAATCAGGCGGCCGGTGTAGTGAACCCGAACCCGATCCTGACGCGCCGGGATTGCGCCTTCGCCCTGCGTCAGCACACGAAATTGCAGGCCGCTCTCGGTGCTGTTGACGCCGTCTTTGCCGGCGTTGGCTTCCAGAAAGCGCTGCCCTTCCGCCGCTTGCTCACGCTGACGCTCACGACGCACCTCATCCGCCCGCTCATGCACTTCACGCAACGCGCGATGTACCACATCAACCGGCACCACAGGCGCGTTTCCTTCCAGCGCATCGCACAGCCCCGCGACCAGCGCATCGGGGATCAACCCCTCCAGACCAGATTCCTGCAGTTGTTGACCAATCTGCAGGCCAATGCCGTAGCTTGCCTGCGCTTCGACGCTGTCATAAGAAGGCGTTGTCATGAATGTTCCTTTAATCTGTAAAATACGAAAACGCAGCATAGCAGCGAGTCGGTTGAGGGTAAAACGTTCTGTCGTGATCTCGCCGCCCTACCGGTCAGCGGTGCGCCAAACCGCTCATGTTTGCGGCGTCGGTATCCAATGACGATGACCTTAGCTGGTTATCTGCCCTTGATTACCGATATAATTAGCTTGTTTTCACCTTTATACGGTTCTAAGAGAGGTCATCATGGGCAGAATCGCGCCCAGGAGAAAGCAATCCGCCTGGAATCACCTGACGCTATGGCAATCCTGCCAGAACTGGCTGACCCAATGGCGTCGACGCAAGGACATTCCCGGTGAACCGGAAGAAAGCGCAGACGAGGCGGAGACGGTTACCCCGGCCCCCGCGCCACGCCGCAGGCATCGCAGACAGCTATCCTGGCTGCGGACGCTTTGGCATCTGCCGGATGATTTCAGCTGGATGGAACCGCTGCCCTATCTTCACCGTCGTTGTATTCTGATTTTGCTGTGTTTGCTGTTGCTGGCGCTGCTGTGGCCGGTGTCCCCGCCCGCCTCCGCGCCTTCCCGTCAGGTGGACGTACCGCTCAGCTCGCAGAGCGCGCCGCTACAGGCGCAATTGGTGGACCCGGCTGCCACCGCCAGCCAGACGCCGCGCCCGGCGACGCCTGGCGCCCACTGGCAATCCTACCAGATAGCCTCCGGCCAGACGCTGGCCCAGTTATTTCGCGACAACAACCTTCCCGTCAACGATGTCTTCGCTATGGCGCAGGAGGAGGGGCAAAGCAAGCCGCTCAGCAATCTGCGGACCGGGCAGAAAATCCAGCTACAGCTCAATACGCAAGGTATGGTGAGCCAGCTTGAGATCGACACCCCGGACGGTCAACAGGTGCAGTTCGTCCGCCAGCAGGATGGCTCTTTCATCCGCATTCGCTGAGCGCTGCCTGTTCTATCAGAAAATCTCGCAACACCATCGCATGATTCCGCTCCGTATCCCGGCTGCCATACAGCAGGGTTATCGGCGGGGACTGACGCAGTAACGTCACCAGCGGCCGCCACGCGGTGTGCTGACTCAGTTCCGCACGGTACATCCCGACAAAGGTTTCCCATTGCACCGGATTGGCGTGAAACCAACGCCGTAGCTCATGGCCTGGCGCGACGTCTTTAAGCCAGACGACGCCGGGCAGACGGCTTTTGGCTATGCCGCGCGGCCACAACCTGTCGACCAGAAACGAGGGGAAAGAAAAAGGGGGCTGCGCATCATAGACACGCATCAATTGGACCGGCTCGCTCATCTCGTCTGTCGCTCAATAAT is from Dickeya dianthicola NCPPB 453 and encodes:
- a CDS encoding hemolysin family protein; amino-acid sequence: MLNSLLIILFLIAISAFFSLSEISLAASRKIKLKLMADEGDLNATLVLKFQETPGIFFTVIQIGLNAVAILAGIIGDAAFSPYFEMLFARFLPQDMVVRASFICSFVLVTSLFILFGDLTPKRIGMIAPETIAIRIINPMRFCLLVFRPLVWLFNGLANLIFRLFKLPMVRKEDITPDDIYAVVEAGALAGVLRKQEHELIENVFELESRTVPSSMTSRESVVYFDLHEDEAQIKEKIAHQPHSKFLVCNGTIDQIVGYVDSKDLLNRVLGNQSLELTSGVQIRPALIVPDTLTLSEALESFKTAGEDFAVILNEYALIVGIITLNDVMTTLMGDLVGQGLEEQIVARDENSWLIEGGTPIEDVMRALSIDAFPHSDNYETIGGFMMYTLRKIPKRTDFVRYAGYKFEVVDIDSYKIDQLLVTRLEERTTVNAETHPA
- a CDS encoding DUF1107 domain-containing protein; amino-acid sequence: MRIFERYNPLKVAKYVKILFRGRLYIKGIGAFEFDQGRILLPKTQDKQHLVVMSEVNRQVLKLQAELG
- the cysQ gene encoding 3'(2'),5'-bisphosphate nucleotidase CysQ, whose protein sequence is MLEQICQLAREAGDAIMQVYNGQQPLNVAHKKDDSPVTAADLAAHEVIARGLAELHPEIPMLSEEDPQTWSERQHWQRYWLVDPLDGTKEFLNRNGEFTVNIALVDNGQPVLGVVYVPVTGVMYAAADGKAWKEEGGKRRAIQVKDARPPLVVVSRSHADAELDDYLRQLGEHHTVSIGSSLKFCLVAEGKAQLYPRFGPTNVWDTAAGHAVALAAGAQVHDWQGRSLSYLPRESFLNPGFRVSLF
- a CDS encoding bifunctional 2',3'-cyclic-nucleotide 2'-phosphodiesterase/3'-nucleotidase, with amino-acid sequence MKHKLVLSLLAIAIANATQAATVDLRVLETTDLHSNMMDYDYYKDSPTDKFGLVRTASLIQAARQQAVNSVLVDNGDIIQGSPLGDYIAAKGLQKGDVHPVYQAMNTLDYAVGNIGNHEFNYGLDYLHHALAGAHFPYINANVLDAKTGKPLFTPYLIEKKTVKDRDGNTHELRIGYIGFVPPQIMVWDKANLSGKVTVADITETAKKWVPELRKQGADVVIAIPHSGLSTEPYKAMAENSVYYLSQTPGIDAIMFGHTHAVFPSKDFAGITGADIAKGTLNSVPAVMPGQWGDHLGVVDLVLNNDNGQWTVTEGKAEARPIYDKAQKKSLAAEDAQLVNVLADAHQKTREFVSKPIGKASDNMYSYLSLIQDDPTVQIVNNAQTAYVEHFIQGDPDLTELPVLSAAAPFKAGGRKNDPASYVEVEKGQLTFRNAADLYLYPNTLVVVKVKGEQVREWLECSAGQFNQIDAHKREPQPLINWDGFRTYNFDVIDGVNYQVDVTQPARYDGECQLINASAHRIKDLTFKGKPIDPQATFLIATNNYRAYGEKFAGTGEKQVAFASPDENRAVLAAYIGAETKKAGEVKPAADNNWRLAKIVSDTPLDIRVETSPSPKAAAFIKENSQYPLTLVGNDDIGFAVYRLDLQK
- the ytfE gene encoding iron-sulfur cluster repair protein YtfE yields the protein MHYRDQPLGELAITIPRATALFREFNLDFCCGGKQTLLRAASKQALDIEMLESRLTILAAQPSTEKDWQQASLGEIIQHIISRFHDRHREQLPELIRMAEKVERVHHDKPACPHGLTNQLMLIHDDLAQHMMKEERILFPMIQSGMGAQAGGPISMMEHEHDDAGQQLEVVKTITNNVTPPDNACTTWRALYTGINEFIDDLMEHIHLENNQLFPRALRGE
- a CDS encoding DUF2502 domain-containing protein; the protein is MIKPLLFGAIITGVLLSAMPAAQADSLSLALPGVYLHIGDRDDRGYYWDGDRWCDPDSWHERRRHHARPVYYQYYDYAPPPPPRRVVVVEAPPPVYVVPGGPRGPGPGWGWGPGPHHGGGPRW
- the fklB gene encoding FKBP-type peptidyl-prolyl cis-trans isomerase, whose product is MTTPSYDSVEAQASYGIGLQIGQQLQESGLEGLIPDALVAGLCDALEGNAPVVPVDVVHRALREVHERADEVRRERQREQAAEGQRFLEANAGKDGVNSTESGLQFRVLTQGEGAIPARQDRVRVHYTGRLIDGAVFDSSVQRGQPAEFPVSGVIPGWIEALTLMPVGSKWELYIPQNLAYGERGAGASIPPFSTLIFEVELLEIL
- a CDS encoding LysM-like peptidoglycan-binding domain-containing protein, which translates into the protein MGRIAPRRKQSAWNHLTLWQSCQNWLTQWRRRKDIPGEPEESADEAETVTPAPAPRRRHRRQLSWLRTLWHLPDDFSWMEPLPYLHRRCILILLCLLLLALLWPVSPPASAPSRQVDVPLSSQSAPLQAQLVDPAATASQTPRPATPGAHWQSYQIASGQTLAQLFRDNNLPVNDVFAMAQEEGQSKPLSNLRTGQKIQLQLNTQGMVSQLEIDTPDGQQVQFVRQQDGSFIRIR
- a CDS encoding DUF488 domain-containing protein codes for the protein MSEPVQLMRVYDAQPPFSFPSFLVDRLWPRGIAKSRLPGVVWLKDVAPGHELRRWFHANPVQWETFVGMYRAELSQHTAWRPLVTLLRQSPPITLLYGSRDTERNHAMVLRDFLIEQAALSECG